One window of Neptuniibacter halophilus genomic DNA carries:
- a CDS encoding NAD(P)/FAD-dependent oxidoreductase, with protein MCAATAGYRGRSVLVLEHTAKVGRKILMSGGGRCNFTNIHNGPANFLSANPHFCKSALSRYSAQDFIELVERHGVEYHEKTLGQLFCNESSKEILQLLLTESEWAGNEIRTGVSVSAIVPCEQGYRLQSSDGEIAASSVVIASGGLSIPNGGATPFAYDIAQQYGLEVLPCSAALVPFTLQPKEKELLKELSGVSHKIAASIGKTRFVENMLFTHRGLSGPAILQISSYWQPGGEVTLDLFPEFDLLTWLKEQREARPKAELVNVMAQQMSKRMAQILCQMFALAGVMGSLSNKDLEQVEQAFRQWKIKPSGTEGYRTAEVTLGGIDTNEINQKTMEAKKAPGLYFIGECLDVTGHLGGHNFQWAWASGFAAGQVV; from the coding sequence ATGTGCGCTGCAACAGCCGGTTACCGGGGGCGTTCGGTGCTGGTGCTGGAACATACTGCAAAGGTGGGCCGGAAGATTCTGATGTCCGGCGGCGGGCGCTGTAACTTCACCAATATTCATAACGGCCCGGCTAACTTTCTCTCTGCTAACCCGCATTTCTGCAAATCAGCTCTCAGCCGCTACAGTGCGCAGGACTTTATCGAACTGGTCGAACGTCACGGGGTGGAATACCACGAGAAAACGCTTGGCCAACTGTTCTGCAATGAGAGCAGCAAAGAGATTTTGCAACTACTTCTCACCGAATCGGAATGGGCCGGCAATGAGATCCGCACCGGCGTTTCAGTGTCTGCCATTGTGCCCTGTGAGCAGGGCTACCGGTTACAGAGCAGCGATGGCGAAATTGCTGCATCTTCAGTGGTGATTGCCAGCGGCGGTCTCTCCATACCCAATGGCGGTGCGACTCCTTTTGCTTACGACATTGCTCAGCAGTATGGCCTTGAAGTGCTGCCCTGCAGCGCAGCGCTGGTGCCTTTTACCCTGCAGCCGAAAGAGAAAGAGCTGTTGAAGGAGCTGTCGGGAGTATCGCATAAAATTGCCGCCAGCATCGGTAAGACCCGCTTTGTAGAAAATATGCTGTTTACCCATCGCGGCCTCAGCGGCCCCGCGATCCTGCAGATCTCCTCCTACTGGCAACCCGGTGGCGAAGTCACGCTGGATCTGTTCCCCGAATTTGATCTGCTCACCTGGCTGAAAGAGCAGCGTGAAGCCCGGCCTAAAGCGGAGCTGGTGAATGTGATGGCACAGCAGATGAGTAAGCGCATGGCGCAGATACTCTGCCAGATGTTCGCTCTGGCAGGGGTTATGGGCAGCCTCTCCAACAAAGATCTGGAACAGGTCGAACAGGCGTTCCGCCAGTGGAAAATCAAACCCTCCGGCACCGAAGGCTACCGCACTGCGGAAGTCACGCTGGGCGGTATCGACACCAACGAGATCAACCAGAAAACCATGGAAGCGAAAAAAGCCCCCGGCCTCTACTTTATCGGTGAATGCCTCGATGTCACCGGCCATCTGGGCGGCCACAACTTCCAGTGGGCCTGGGCCTCAGGGTTTGCCGCGGGGCAGGTGGTTTAA
- a CDS encoding CDGSH iron-sulfur domain-containing protein: protein MSHSPVHRAGDAPAKVHLEEGQTYAWCACGRSASQPFCDGSHQGTGIDPVVFTAEKDGDVWLCMCKQSGTPPLCDGSHKN from the coding sequence ATGTCTCATTCACCGGTACACCGGGCAGGGGATGCGCCGGCCAAAGTTCATCTGGAAGAGGGCCAGACCTACGCGTGGTGTGCCTGCGGGCGCTCTGCTTCACAGCCGTTTTGTGATGGTTCACATCAGGGTACCGGCATCGATCCGGTGGTGTTCACCGCCGAAAAAGATGGTGATGTCTGGCTCTGCATGTGTAAGCAGTCCGGCACGCCGCCACTGTGCGATGGCTCCCATAAAAACTGA
- a CDS encoding metal ABC transporter permease: MEALRNWVFQLAEAGSLPAIFEYGFLINALVAALIIGPLLGGMGSLVVIKRLAFFSEAVGHAALTGIAIGILLGEPAAHPYASLFSFCLIFALLLHWVKSRTEVPYDALVGVFLAVAIAIGAALLLYVARKVNIHILENVLFGSILTVQDQDLLVLAVIAAICSLLAICFGNQALQAALNPELAQVSGINTRLFDYVFVALIALITVAAVKIAGAVLVGAMLLIPATTARLISHNLRQFFWLNILLSTSCCVLGIILPMALELPIPSGASIVLLASLGFVLAVLINRMNAYA, translated from the coding sequence ATGGAGGCATTACGTAACTGGGTGTTTCAACTGGCAGAGGCGGGAAGCCTGCCGGCGATCTTTGAATACGGATTTCTGATCAATGCGCTGGTGGCGGCGCTGATCATCGGCCCCTTGCTGGGGGGGATGGGGAGTCTGGTGGTGATCAAGCGTCTGGCTTTTTTCTCCGAAGCGGTAGGGCACGCAGCCCTGACCGGTATTGCGATAGGGATTCTGCTGGGCGAGCCGGCGGCGCACCCGTATGCCTCGCTGTTCAGTTTCTGCCTGATCTTTGCCCTGTTGCTGCACTGGGTAAAGAGCCGTACCGAGGTGCCTTATGATGCACTGGTCGGCGTGTTTCTGGCGGTGGCCATCGCTATAGGGGCCGCGCTGCTGCTCTATGTGGCGCGTAAGGTAAACATCCATATTCTGGAAAATGTGCTGTTTGGCTCGATCCTTACGGTTCAGGATCAGGACCTGCTGGTACTGGCGGTGATTGCGGCGATCTGCTCCCTGCTGGCGATCTGCTTTGGTAATCAGGCATTGCAGGCCGCGCTGAACCCTGAACTGGCGCAGGTGAGCGGTATCAATACCCGCTTGTTCGATTATGTATTTGTCGCCCTCATTGCGCTGATTACTGTGGCGGCGGTAAAGATCGCCGGTGCGGTACTGGTGGGCGCTATGCTGTTGATTCCGGCGACGACGGCCCGCTTGATCAGCCACAACCTGCGGCAATTTTTCTGGCTGAATATTCTGCTGTCGACCTCCTGTTGTGTGTTGGGGATTATTCTGCCGATGGCGCTTGAACTGCCGATTCCATCCGGCGCTTCCATCGTGCTGCTGGCGAGCCTTGGGTTTGTTCTCGCCGTATTGATTAACCGAATGAATGCGTATGCCTGA
- a CDS encoding metal ABC transporter ATP-binding protein translates to MGPEISVNNLSLSLNGRTILAPVNAQLAAGQLHLLVGPNGAGKTSLLRSLLGLTAYRGEIIRHWPGKAQRPVYIPQQPRFDQVLPVTCADFLLSAVSRRPVFLGAGLKRRQQVTDLLCRVGMQDKAGLQLGRLSGGERQRLMFALALSRPADLWFLDEPMTGLDTEGQTLFAELILSLRAEEKTLIMVHHDMQFVAQHADNVLLVDGGLKQSGHPHLLSLPETSFGSAMAEVA, encoded by the coding sequence ATGGGACCGGAAATCAGCGTGAATAACCTCAGCCTGAGCCTGAATGGCAGAACCATTCTGGCCCCTGTGAATGCCCAGTTGGCAGCAGGGCAGTTGCATCTGCTGGTGGGGCCTAATGGCGCAGGAAAAACCTCATTGTTGCGTTCGTTGCTGGGGCTGACTGCCTACCGGGGTGAGATTATCCGGCACTGGCCGGGTAAGGCGCAGCGTCCGGTATATATACCGCAGCAGCCACGATTTGATCAGGTACTGCCGGTGACCTGCGCTGATTTTTTGCTCTCGGCTGTCAGTCGCCGCCCGGTGTTTTTGGGTGCCGGACTGAAGCGCCGTCAGCAGGTAACGGATTTGTTGTGCCGGGTAGGGATGCAGGATAAAGCCGGCCTGCAACTGGGGCGGCTCTCCGGTGGTGAACGTCAGCGCCTGATGTTTGCACTTGCGCTGAGCCGGCCGGCGGATCTGTGGTTTCTGGATGAGCCAATGACCGGGCTGGATACAGAGGGGCAGACGCTGTTTGCCGAACTGATACTGAGCCTCAGGGCAGAGGAGAAAACGCTGATCATGGTGCACCACGACATGCAGTTTGTTGCGCAGCATGCCGACAATGTCCTGCTGGTAGACGGTGGCTTAAAACAGAGCGGGCATCCGCATCTGCTGAGCCTGCCTGAGACGTCGTTTGGCAGTGCGATGGCGGAGGTGGCCTGA
- a CDS encoding metal ABC transporter solute-binding protein, Zn/Mn family, with amino-acid sequence MNIIKPGFIFSLLLLSLNLSAAPLKVGITLHPYYAYVANIVQDRAEIVPLVKAGFNPHSYELQPADLKRLMTMDALVVNGIGHDEFAFRALETLESQYGKERDHLRLIHANRDVPLLAAENTQGAWNPHTFVSISAAVRQVYTIAESLGELDPDNATFFKKNAVAYARKLRKLKNHYSKALLGLDLTGIRIASTHNAYGYFLQEFGIGVDTVIEPAHGVEPSASQLQATIDRIRQANVQLLFTELNMDYRYVATVEEATGVQLHHFSHLTFGEYDPDLVYREMEANLKTLVEAIQSAVNKGA; translated from the coding sequence ATGAACATCATTAAACCAGGCTTTATTTTTTCTCTTCTGCTGCTCAGTCTGAATCTGTCGGCAGCCCCGCTGAAAGTCGGTATCACACTGCACCCTTACTATGCCTATGTGGCGAATATTGTGCAGGACCGCGCTGAGATCGTACCGCTGGTGAAAGCCGGGTTTAACCCCCACAGCTACGAGCTGCAACCGGCAGACCTGAAACGCCTGATGACCATGGACGCGCTGGTGGTGAACGGAATTGGCCATGATGAGTTTGCGTTCCGGGCGCTGGAAACGCTGGAGAGTCAGTATGGGAAAGAGCGTGATCATCTGCGTCTGATCCACGCCAACCGCGACGTCCCACTGCTGGCGGCGGAGAATACGCAGGGGGCATGGAATCCGCATACTTTTGTTTCGATCAGTGCGGCAGTGCGGCAGGTTTATACCATCGCCGAGTCGTTGGGTGAGCTGGACCCGGACAACGCCACGTTCTTCAAGAAAAACGCGGTGGCTTATGCGCGTAAGCTGCGCAAACTGAAAAATCATTACAGCAAAGCGTTGCTGGGGCTGGATCTGACGGGCATCCGCATCGCCAGTACCCACAACGCTTACGGGTATTTTCTGCAGGAATTCGGAATCGGTGTCGATACGGTGATTGAACCGGCTCACGGTGTTGAGCCCAGTGCCAGTCAGTTACAGGCCACCATCGACCGGATTCGGCAGGCCAATGTGCAGTTGCTGTTTACCGAGCTGAATATGGACTATCGCTATGTGGCGACGGTGGAGGAAGCCACCGGGGTTCAGTTGCATCACTTCTCCCACCTGACATTTGGTGAGTATGACCCGGATCTGGTTTACCGGGAGATGGAAGCGAACCTGAAAACACTGGTTGAGGCGATCCAGTCTGCAGTGAACAAGGGGGCCTGA
- a CDS encoding DUF6162 family protein yields MASFNSGGTRERLLPDDGRRESGWLLLCIAIILTAAAMLLQFNQTQTRSATTHLHLDLQGRAMLTSLINAADEIRFITSDPGVLPALAELVDMQLPPFAADTEHAGQYQWQLLAGGCYYGVPGSPGDATFILKPGASDSGVYWYFNPGFSADCADLTSWQTVDEHH; encoded by the coding sequence ATGGCGAGCTTTAATTCGGGCGGCACGCGGGAGCGGCTCCTGCCCGATGATGGCCGTCGTGAGAGTGGCTGGCTATTGCTCTGTATCGCAATCATCCTGACTGCGGCCGCCATGTTACTGCAGTTTAATCAGACTCAGACCCGGAGCGCGACGACCCATCTGCATCTGGATCTGCAGGGCCGGGCGATGCTGACATCGCTGATCAACGCGGCCGACGAGATCCGCTTTATCACCTCTGATCCCGGAGTATTGCCGGCTCTGGCTGAGCTGGTAGATATGCAACTGCCGCCGTTTGCAGCGGATACGGAGCATGCCGGGCAGTATCAGTGGCAGTTGCTGGCCGGGGGATGTTATTACGGCGTGCCGGGGTCCCCCGGAGACGCGACATTTATTCTTAAGCCGGGGGCATCTGACTCCGGCGTGTATTGGTATTTTAATCCCGGATTCAGCGCAGATTGCGCTGATCTGACCTCATGGCAGACCGTCGATGAACATCATTAA
- a CDS encoding DUF4198 domain-containing protein — translation MFKGIRHPVKSCLLGGLLAISSMAQAHPLWVLPSEFSLSTEEGQGQWVSFDVSASHTVFAYDKGVPLDSFKLYAPDGDRQPLGSYFKGHRRSVFELYLDQNGTYKIEGQRPAFYFTSYKSGKRDTPKRMMANKQEAKQRLPKNARDVSTLLIDLSTRTYVTNNTPSDSVLTPAAKGLDLNLLTHPSDIVVGEPVELALLLDGKPVSDVEVEITPGGTRYRSERGALQLNTDQQGAIRFTPEQAGPWLLGASLKSPVDSPLADYKMSIRYMSFEVLPE, via the coding sequence ATGTTTAAAGGCATACGTCACCCTGTTAAAAGCTGCCTGCTGGGCGGTTTGCTGGCCATCTCATCGATGGCGCAGGCTCATCCGCTGTGGGTACTGCCCAGTGAGTTTTCTCTGTCGACTGAAGAGGGTCAGGGGCAATGGGTCAGTTTTGATGTGAGTGCATCGCATACGGTTTTTGCCTATGACAAAGGTGTACCGCTGGACAGCTTTAAGCTGTATGCGCCGGATGGTGACCGGCAACCGCTGGGCAGCTATTTCAAAGGCCATCGGCGCAGTGTGTTTGAGCTGTATCTGGATCAGAACGGAACCTACAAGATTGAGGGACAGCGCCCGGCGTTCTACTTTACCAGCTATAAATCCGGCAAACGGGATACCCCGAAGCGGATGATGGCGAACAAACAGGAAGCGAAGCAGCGGTTGCCGAAAAATGCCCGTGACGTATCTACCCTGCTGATCGATCTGTCGACCCGAACCTATGTCACCAACAACACACCGAGTGACAGCGTTCTGACCCCGGCGGCCAAAGGTCTGGATCTTAATCTGCTGACCCATCCGAGCGATATTGTCGTCGGTGAGCCGGTTGAGCTGGCGCTGCTGCTTGATGGCAAGCCGGTGAGCGATGTTGAAGTGGAAATCACCCCCGGCGGCACCCGTTATCGCAGTGAACGTGGCGCTCTGCAGTTGAATACTGATCAGCAGGGCGCTATCCGCTTTACCCCGGAGCAGGCAGGCCCCTGGTTGCTCGGTGCGAGCCTGAAAAGCCCGGTAGACAGCCCGTTGGCAGATTACAAAATGTCGATCCGCTATATGAGCTTTGAGGTACTGCCGGAATGA
- a CDS encoding DUF2271 domain-containing protein → MKRILNPALLVCCLLGAVPAVAQQVQIDFTLPQLQVAKYQRPFLAVWVERKGERRAVGTVSVWYDDKKWLKDIRRWWRKDGRYQSELDGVSGATRPPGDYQLIWHGEDQQGQALPDGEYTLYLEAVREHGDHTLLKQKFTLGQSAQTYRLDAGEELGPVVISVGEK, encoded by the coding sequence ATGAAACGCATCCTTAATCCTGCACTGCTGGTGTGTTGTCTGCTGGGCGCTGTCCCGGCGGTTGCGCAGCAGGTGCAGATCGATTTTACCCTGCCGCAACTGCAGGTGGCGAAGTATCAGCGGCCGTTTCTGGCGGTCTGGGTTGAACGTAAAGGCGAGCGCCGTGCGGTGGGTACGGTGAGTGTCTGGTATGACGACAAAAAATGGCTCAAGGATATTCGCCGCTGGTGGCGCAAAGATGGCCGTTATCAAAGCGAGCTGGATGGTGTCTCTGGTGCCACCCGGCCACCGGGGGATTATCAGTTGATCTGGCATGGCGAGGATCAGCAGGGACAAGCGTTGCCGGATGGCGAGTACACCCTCTATCTGGAAGCTGTGCGCGAGCACGGCGATCACACCCTGCTGAAGCAGAAATTTACCCTGGGCCAGTCGGCGCAGACTTACCGTCTGGATGCCGGCGAAGAACTGGGCCCGGTAGTTATCAGTGTTGGAGAGAAATAA
- a CDS encoding PepSY-associated TM helix domain-containing protein, which yields MNQSLTVRPKKSSKVNRLVRLLHVYTSMLMLLVMLFFTLTGLTLNHRDWFADAPAPERLELPLPQMLAQPELWREDPLAQAEQVRRWLSREYQVLGNQVSYEWEADSQLMVIDVKRPGGYSLAEVDLESASVLLEKQTYGAVATLNDLHMGRYSGALWSGFIDLSAVAMLLFTLTGFWLVLPQKKKRQRLISLSLLGSGLFGSAYLWVILT from the coding sequence ATGAATCAGTCCCTTACTGTCAGGCCAAAGAAAAGCAGCAAAGTAAACCGGTTGGTCCGGTTGCTGCACGTCTATACCTCCATGCTGATGCTGCTGGTGATGCTGTTTTTTACCCTGACCGGCCTGACGCTGAACCATCGCGACTGGTTTGCCGATGCCCCTGCGCCTGAAAGGCTGGAATTGCCATTGCCGCAAATGCTGGCGCAGCCTGAGTTGTGGCGGGAAGATCCGCTGGCGCAGGCTGAGCAGGTACGCCGCTGGCTCAGCCGGGAATATCAGGTGCTGGGGAATCAGGTGAGTTACGAGTGGGAGGCCGATTCACAGTTGATGGTGATCGATGTGAAGCGTCCCGGTGGTTACAGCCTGGCTGAGGTGGATCTGGAAAGCGCCTCCGTGCTGCTGGAAAAACAGACCTACGGCGCTGTAGCGACGCTCAATGATCTGCATATGGGGCGCTATTCCGGTGCGCTGTGGAGCGGCTTTATCGACCTCTCAGCCGTCGCCATGCTGCTGTTTACCCTGACCGGATTCTGGCTGGTGCTGCCGCAAAAGAAAAAGCGCCAGCGTCTGATCTCACTCAGCCTGCTGGGGAGCGGTTTGTTTGGCAGCGCCTACCTCTGGGTGATTCTGACTTAA
- a CDS encoding TonB-dependent receptor domain-containing protein: MKTLVATKLPLVLAVGIATQAWAETPVVENSKVQVWGTQISNASSLLSEDIELKQADHLSDLLRDQPGVDIGGAHSTNQRINIRGMQDLDLDITIDGARQNNFMYHHMGNLLINADILKAVDLQVGTNSVINGGLSGGVAFETKDAKDLLKEGQKIGARLHASVASNDYFGYSATAYSQLNDQLDLLAYFNTTNRDNPEDGSGNESIGNDGEIDNALVKLGLDIDDANRVEFSYDKYTDAGDYAPRADMGALTNAAITDNTVYPTEFERETLTLNYELDLGDAVNLRATLYQNTMHLWRDEALNSRASYRYAEGESVNRGLNLLAESVLEGDSVLHTLRYGLETWKHETERLEDGALVRPEEATSMALFVEDAIEFENGFVLTPGARYNRYKLDTTASDKTFTDTTLGLAAAYPLTDAWTLRASSTQLFQGPNLSEVFSSSTSAANPDLKAETGINHELGVSFEESGVAGLDRLNFSLTLFQTDIDDYIDDEGNGTLENVGDYRLRGFEASVGLSQGNLDARLSYAHSGSENRETGEALSREVGDSIALGLDYYIPSQNLALNWTSQFILEEEYYDKPAYDVHSLSANWTPVSIQGLTLTAGIENLFDEYYASHASRIGDANHPVFGALHLTDYEPGRNFKLSASYSF; encoded by the coding sequence ATGAAAACGCTTGTTGCTACCAAATTACCTCTGGTGCTGGCTGTCGGCATCGCCACCCAGGCCTGGGCAGAAACCCCGGTTGTCGAAAACAGTAAAGTTCAGGTATGGGGCACGCAGATCAGCAATGCCTCCTCACTGCTGAGTGAGGATATCGAACTGAAACAGGCAGATCACCTGAGTGACCTTTTGCGTGATCAGCCCGGTGTGGATATCGGTGGCGCCCATTCAACCAACCAGCGTATCAATATCCGTGGTATGCAGGATCTGGATCTGGATATCACCATCGACGGTGCCCGTCAGAACAACTTTATGTACCACCATATGGGCAACCTGCTGATCAACGCGGATATTCTTAAGGCGGTTGATCTTCAGGTGGGCACCAACTCGGTGATTAATGGCGGCCTTTCCGGTGGCGTTGCCTTTGAAACCAAAGACGCCAAAGACCTGTTGAAAGAGGGCCAGAAAATCGGTGCCCGTCTGCATGCCAGCGTTGCCAGCAACGACTACTTTGGATACTCCGCTACCGCCTACAGCCAGTTGAATGATCAACTGGATCTGCTGGCCTACTTTAACACTACCAACCGTGACAACCCGGAAGATGGCTCGGGCAATGAGAGCATCGGTAACGACGGTGAGATCGATAACGCACTGGTCAAACTGGGGCTGGATATTGATGATGCCAACCGGGTGGAGTTCAGCTACGACAAATACACCGATGCAGGTGACTACGCGCCGCGTGCGGACATGGGCGCACTGACCAATGCGGCGATTACCGACAACACGGTTTACCCGACCGAGTTTGAACGTGAAACCCTGACCCTGAACTACGAGCTGGATCTGGGTGATGCTGTCAACCTGCGGGCAACCCTCTACCAGAACACGATGCACCTGTGGCGTGATGAAGCGCTGAACAGCCGTGCATCCTACCGTTACGCTGAGGGTGAATCGGTGAACCGGGGTCTGAACCTGCTGGCAGAGTCTGTGCTGGAAGGTGACAGCGTGTTGCATACCCTGCGCTACGGTCTGGAAACCTGGAAGCATGAGACCGAACGTCTGGAAGATGGCGCACTGGTTCGTCCGGAAGAGGCCACCTCGATGGCCCTGTTTGTGGAAGATGCGATCGAATTTGAAAATGGCTTTGTGCTGACGCCGGGTGCTCGCTATAACCGCTACAAACTCGACACCACCGCCTCAGATAAAACCTTTACCGATACCACGCTGGGTCTGGCGGCGGCTTATCCGCTGACCGATGCCTGGACCCTCCGTGCCAGCAGCACTCAGTTGTTCCAGGGGCCAAACCTGTCTGAAGTGTTCTCCAGCTCTACATCGGCTGCTAACCCGGATCTGAAAGCAGAAACCGGTATCAACCATGAACTGGGTGTGTCCTTCGAAGAATCCGGGGTGGCCGGGCTAGATCGGCTGAACTTCTCCCTGACCCTGTTCCAGACAGATATTGATGATTACATCGACGATGAAGGTAACGGAACGCTGGAAAATGTCGGCGACTACCGCCTGCGCGGTTTCGAAGCCAGTGTGGGGCTGAGTCAGGGTAATCTGGATGCACGCCTCTCTTACGCGCATTCCGGCTCCGAGAATCGGGAAACCGGTGAGGCTCTCTCTCGCGAAGTAGGTGACAGCATTGCACTGGGTCTGGATTACTACATTCCGTCACAGAATCTGGCGCTTAACTGGACCAGCCAGTTCATTCTGGAAGAGGAGTACTACGATAAGCCGGCTTACGATGTGCACAGCCTGTCGGCTAACTGGACACCGGTATCGATTCAGGGACTGACTCTGACCGCCGGTATCGAGAACCTGTTCGATGAGTACTACGCCTCCCACGCCTCCCGCATCGGTGATGCGAACCACCCGGTGTTTGGGGCACTGCACCTGACCGACTACGAGCCGGGGCGTAACTTCAAGCTTTCCGCTTCTTACAGCTTCTGA
- a CDS encoding ATP-binding protein — MNRRLFWRLNFSLLALSLILFSGLHHLSSRITLGMTEVSADNQTRIRELALEIEGALLQGDEARVLQVQQRIRREYGVWSGVRLADHRLLADQPIPEVLRPRLGFQRQVNWPVHPFMQHLLIGEPFTRSGGSFILQLPRSMYPQGNTALVHSLLTIILPSLIMTLFCWLAYRYLMQPLEAMNKGALRLADGDLSARVLPDIRRRRADELTRVAISFDRMADQVEQLVSSQRQLLGDLSHELRTPLTRLALALEISETEPKRIGELQPRLKRELAQMHQLVEDALTLAWLEGEPEIETGDAFNLTTLLDLICEDAGFEFPGRQIRRDYPAQLPLRQSSQMALAQTLENALRNALKYSPEDEPVRVSCCSREGEYRVTISDRGPGVPEAYLEKIFDPFFRTDKARSREVGGFGLGLALCKRQVRLLGGEIRAELNTAGGLDIVLTLPAGA; from the coding sequence ATGAACCGTCGCTTATTCTGGCGTCTTAACTTCAGTTTGCTGGCGCTGTCACTGATTCTGTTTTCGGGTCTGCATCACCTCTCATCCCGGATTACGCTGGGGATGACCGAAGTCTCAGCGGACAATCAGACACGGATCCGTGAGCTGGCGCTGGAGATTGAGGGGGCCCTGTTGCAGGGTGATGAAGCCCGGGTACTGCAGGTACAGCAGAGGATCCGGCGGGAATACGGGGTCTGGTCTGGCGTCAGGCTTGCGGATCACCGGTTGCTGGCAGATCAGCCCATACCCGAAGTGCTGCGGCCCCGGCTTGGGTTCCAGCGCCAGGTGAACTGGCCGGTGCACCCGTTTATGCAGCACCTGCTGATCGGTGAGCCGTTCACCCGTAGCGGCGGCAGTTTTATTCTGCAGTTGCCGCGAAGCATGTATCCGCAGGGCAATACGGCGCTGGTTCACAGTCTGCTGACCATCATACTGCCCTCACTGATTATGACCCTGTTCTGCTGGCTGGCTTATCGTTATCTGATGCAGCCACTGGAGGCGATGAATAAGGGGGCGCTGCGTCTGGCCGATGGTGACTTGTCTGCGCGGGTTTTACCCGACATCCGTCGGCGGCGCGCCGATGAACTGACCCGGGTGGCGATTTCATTTGACCGTATGGCCGATCAGGTAGAACAACTGGTCAGCTCCCAGCGACAGTTGCTGGGGGATCTTTCCCATGAGCTGCGAACTCCGCTGACACGTCTGGCGCTGGCACTGGAGATCAGCGAAACCGAACCGAAACGGATCGGTGAGTTGCAGCCGCGTCTGAAACGGGAACTGGCCCAGATGCACCAACTGGTTGAGGATGCACTGACGCTGGCGTGGCTCGAAGGGGAGCCGGAAATAGAGACCGGGGATGCATTTAACCTGACAACCTTGCTGGACCTGATCTGTGAAGACGCCGGTTTTGAGTTTCCCGGGCGGCAGATCCGGCGAGATTACCCGGCGCAGCTACCCTTGCGGCAATCCTCTCAGATGGCGCTGGCACAGACACTGGAAAATGCCCTGCGTAACGCACTGAAATATTCACCTGAAGATGAGCCGGTGAGGGTGTCCTGTTGCAGCAGGGAAGGGGAGTATCGGGTGACAATTTCTGACCGGGGGCCGGGCGTACCTGAGGCTTATCTGGAGAAAATCTTCGATCCGTTTTTTCGCACCGATAAAGCCCGGTCCCGCGAAGTGGGAGGCTTTGGACTCGGTCTGGCGCTGTGTAAACGGCAGGTACGCCTTTTAGGTGGAGAGATCCGCGCAGAGTTGAATACGGCGGGCGGTCTGGATATTGTCCTCACGCTGCCGGCAGGTGCCTGA
- a CDS encoding response regulator transcription factor — MERGVQVDSAAVRPDLTARILLIEDDREVSDALAGMLGQKGYHTVQSFNGREGLITAINQTFDLILLDKMLPELDGLELLQRLRRYRDTPVMILSACGAEQDRIDGFNGGADDYLPKPFNMTELMLRIRALLRRSLAQPATRERPSRFEDEELVLDLQQQRLVSPQAEVELTPIEAELLKTFLSHKGEILSKPYLYQRVLNKPFSRYDRGLDMHVSNLRSKFTAVSALQRIKTIRGQGYCYQ; from the coding sequence ATGGAGCGGGGAGTACAGGTGGATTCCGCTGCGGTCAGGCCGGATCTGACGGCACGCATTCTGTTGATTGAGGATGACCGTGAAGTCAGTGATGCGCTGGCCGGAATGCTCGGGCAGAAGGGCTATCATACCGTACAGAGCTTCAACGGCCGGGAGGGGTTGATCACTGCGATCAACCAGACCTTTGATCTTATATTACTGGATAAAATGTTGCCGGAGCTGGATGGTCTGGAGCTGTTACAGCGGCTCCGCCGTTATCGTGATACGCCGGTAATGATCCTGTCTGCCTGTGGTGCGGAACAGGATCGGATCGACGGCTTCAATGGCGGTGCCGATGACTATCTGCCGAAACCGTTCAATATGACTGAGCTGATGCTGCGGATCAGGGCGTTACTGCGCCGCAGTCTGGCGCAACCTGCAACCCGGGAGCGCCCCAGTCGGTTTGAGGATGAGGAGCTGGTGCTCGATCTGCAGCAGCAACGGCTGGTTTCGCCACAGGCGGAGGTGGAGCTGACACCGATCGAAGCCGAACTGCTGAAAACCTTTCTCAGCCACAAAGGCGAGATACTGAGCAAGCCGTATCTCTACCAGCGGGTACTGAACAAGCCTTTCAGCCGTTATGACCGGGGGCTGGATATGCATGTCAGTAATCTGCGTTCCAAATTTACCGCAGTGTCTGCTCTGCAACGGATTAAAACCATCCGCGGACAGGGTTACTGCTATCAATGA